The DNA region TCCTAACTTCCTTTTCGCCGGGCCAAATCGCCTTTCTGCCTATTGTTCATTTCATGAGGCAGGCATTGTCGCTATTTTTGAGGGTGTCTGAACTAAAATCTATGGATACCCTCTTAAAAAAGACAATGATCAATTTTGAATGCCTTTATTTCCTGAACAGTCCGCAACTCTGCATTATTGAAATAAACGCCACAGATTTGCTCACCGACATCCAGGACCACCATCAATGGCTATTGATCAATAAGCTAACACTGGATGTAAAAGAACTCCAATTCAAGGCTATGGATGCCTCGCATGAGATTGAAGAACGCTTCTTCGACCTGGGTTACCTGAAGTTCGGCACCGAAAAAGGGGTCTACATTTCTAAAGAACCTGCAGTGCAATACCCACTCCAAAATACGAATTGCGATGAGATACCTGGCCATATTATGGAGGCCATCGCCCGGCATTTAAACGGGAACAGCATAATCTTCCTGTAGTATCCCTTTACATTAGGCCAACACCATTTATTAATCATTTTTTAATAGAACCTATGGTTATTTTTTAATAACTTGTATAGGGCAATGAATTAACATTGCTTAAAAACTCTACTGAGACTATGAAAAAAATGATGAACAGAACAATGGCCATCCTGATGGCCTTTACTGTAATTGCCGCAGCATTCGCAGGCTGTAAAAGCAAACCAAAAGACGCCGATGTTAAAGCTGCTGTAGAAACGGCCATACAGGGAAATCCTGCTGCTTCTGGCACCACTGTAACGGTTGACAAAGGTGTTGCCACACTTAGCGGCGAAGTTGCGACCGAAGCTGCCAAGGAAGAACTGGGCAAAACCGCGGCTGCCATTGCAGGTGTAAAATCGGTAACGAACAACCTAACCGTTGCCGCCCCGGCCCCTGTGGCCATCACAATGAATGATCCCTTAGCTGCAGCAGTAAAAGATGCCACCAAAGACTTTCCTACAGTTGCCGCTACAGTATCAGAAGGGGTAATTACCTTAAAAGGAGAAATCCAGAAAGCTAATCTTCAGAAACTAATGATGATGCTGCAGGCTTTAAAACCTAAAAAAGTAGACAACACGCAATTGGTAATTAAATAATCAGGGGAGGAATAAAAATGGCTTTACAAGAAAAATATAAAGAACTGATAGACGCAGCCAATACTGCAGGCGTTTCTGATTTAAATGTACGCGAGCAAGATGGTGTACTGTATATAGATGGTGCAACTACTGGCACCGTAAAACAGCAGCTATGGGATACCTACGAACGCCTTGACCCGAACTAT from Pedobacter africanus includes:
- a CDS encoding BON domain-containing protein, which encodes MMNRTMAILMAFTVIAAAFAGCKSKPKDADVKAAVETAIQGNPAASGTTVTVDKGVATLSGEVATEAAKEELGKTAAAIAGVKSVTNNLTVAAPAPVAITMNDPLAAAVKDATKDFPTVAATVSEGVITLKGEIQKANLQKLMMMLQALKPKKVDNTQLVIK